The Silene latifolia isolate original U9 population chromosome X, ASM4854445v1, whole genome shotgun sequence genome contains the following window.
TCATGAATTTACGGATACTAGAATGAGTGGTGCGGAGTTTGGACTCGCTTGTTTGTTTTGCTGGCTGCAAATATCATTGATTGAAAAGAGTCTTAGGACTTGTTTGGTTGACATAAGGGAACTAAAGTTCCCGGGAACTTCAAGTTCACATGaatttccaattcatgtgaattcccAAAAAGTGTTTGGTTTGCATGTGGGAAGTTAATTCATGTGGGAAgttccaatgaccaagggggggCTTGGTGAGTGACTTCCCACATAATGGAGGAAGTAGATTCATGTGGGAAGTTCTACTTCCCATGAttttggcaaccaaacaacatcatggTTTTACACTTCCTAGGAAGTTtaaaatcccatgattttaatgggcaaccaaacaagcccTTAATCGCAATATTTTCTTTTTATCTAGCTAGATAACCCTAATGTAATCATAAATAAGTTTCCATAGGGTTATTACAGAAGACTTAACTGTTTTTCAAAAGCAATGAAAAACCTGTATTCTTCTGCGCGCACacaagaaatagaaaaaaaaacacACTATTACTGTTTTGGCAGGTACAGGCAGATAAATAAACTTGTTTGACAAGCACAGTGGTTGAAAACAGCATATTGAGAGCAAAGCTAAGTTGAAGCCGAAACTTCAGCAGGGTGGCATATCTGGCGGTGGTGGAAGTACTTGCGCTTCCTGGTCCGAGCCATCCAGCACTATGAATGCAGTCATCATCCCCCAGGTTTGATGTCGATCTAAATGGCAATGCATGTACCAAACTCCTGTACAAGGTTAgtgtaaaattaattaaaatgctTTTATGTGACATAAACCGGTAAATATGACAGATTCTTGGGCGGCGGTTTCAAAAGTTTTTTTCACTTACCGGGATTATTGGCTACGAATCTGATAGTTGTCCAGCCATTTATCGGGACAACGACAGTGTTCTGAATTGGAGGATCGAGCAAATTGTAATTATCAGGATCTGTATGTTTATCAAAATTGCCGAATCCCGAGCCAATAACATAGAAACTGTATCCATGAAGATGCATGGGATGATCAATTGCAGCACCTAAACTGGTGCCTTGCATTATCATTTCAACTATAGAACCATAAGGTATAACCTTGACCCGTGTCGTGAGATTTGGCGTTAGAAGAAGCAAATTTTGATATTCAGCAGTGTAATTGAACACTAATGGCGGAAATTTTGGGAAATGTTCCAGGTACACTCCCTTGATATTGTAGTAATATGCCTCGAGCACATCGATAGTGGACGGGAGTACAAAGCTCATATTGTTCATGCTTGCCCTTAAAATGGTCCCATTAACCCCTTCGCAAGCGCGATTACCTGGGCAAGGTAATGTATTGATTGATAGGGTGGAGAATATCCTCTGTGTCGGATTTCTGGGAACGTCTATAGGATGTTCTTTACTGGCTAAGCTTCGTAGGCTGCTAGTGAAGGAATAAGCCGCATTGGTGTCGTTATAATAGGGAAGGTTAGGAAGTTTTGGTGAAGAATGTGAGTTGCAGCCTTTATTATACTGTAAGATAGCCGTGGTTGTGGTGTTATCGAAGGGGACAGCAGATGCAGTTGAGTATGCTCTAGCCGCCATGTAATAACAACCTGAATTATGGTTCGCTGTAAGTATAGCATCCATAGTTTGGCCTGGGCTGATTAAGATATAGTCGCTTGTTAATGGTTTTGTATAGCTTCCATCAGTGCCAACTACAGTGAGGCAGTGGTTGGAGACGGCGAAGAACATTATGATGTTCATGGCAGAATTGATTATGCGCAGCAGAACGCGCTGTCCTTGATCCACAAATATTTTGAATGTTCCTGCAGAAAAACAGAAAAAACTGAAGAAACAGTTTCATATAGAACTTACGTCACAGCACCTCTGTAAGGACCGTAACCATGTGACTGCTAGCTACAGCTGACAGACCGCTTGTTTGGGTTGGAATGTCTTGGTTCGGATAATCAATAACGTTAGtcgatttgggttattttgtGTAGGTAATTTTCAAGTCAGATGATTTCCAGTCAATTTATTTGGGCCTGATGGAGTTCATGGGTGCGGAGTTTGGATCGACTCAATTATGTTTCAACTCATATACGGCTATATGGATCGGAATCAGATCAGGTTAGTTCTGTTACTCGTATGGCAGTACTGTTATGGCTCATGTGACGATGGAATAAGGTGTTTCGACAACTTTCTCAGTACACGAGATTTTCAAACAGAGATATCAGGAAAGACACAAACCTGGTTTTGAGCAATTAAACAAGGCACCAGGCTGACCATTGATGGTGAGTGCATCAGACACATTCGGATCTCCTCCGCTGGCAATGAACTCCCTGTAAACCTCGTAGACGTCACTCTTCCACCACTCTCCTGCCAATCCATATGAAGATTCACTTAATTAGTCCGACTGGAACTGCATAATTAAACTTCGTCTGTCGGAGAAAAAAAAATTGCAGAGTGAACATTCTTAAACAAGTTGGTGACTGAACCTAATATGATGGGTACTTCGAAATCAGGCTTGGGGAAAGGATAACTAGCTCCATATTTCGGATAGACTATTATAGGACCGTGCACTGTCGCTCTCGCCCATTCGCTATGTGCATGCCACCATACCGTTCCTTCTTCATCTGAAAGAATGACTGACTGTCTAAACATCGATCCTGGTTGGATCGGACACTGAGTTATGTACTCTGGACCGTCTGACCATGGATTCCTTGGTTGTTTCACTCCATGCCTGCAAAATCAATATTTCCGACACCATACCGTGGCAAAGCCAGAAACTTCAACTCAGGGAGAATGTGAAGAATGTGGACTCAAAACAAAAATAACTGACAAAAAACCgaaaaaattaaattttttttttttttttgcaggccATACCAGTGCATGGTGATGTTGTGCTTGCTATTGTTTATGACTTTTACGATAATTGTATCGCCTTTGTGTGCGTAAATGGGAGGCCCCGGAAAGTGTCCATTCACGGTTAAAATGGACTTGGTGTGGCATAGTCTAGTGTATCTTGCTTCTTTCACCTATTTTGCAAAGGAAAAGCATTACCATTATTAACTTACCTAAAATTGCTCATCGATCGAGATGATCTTCAGTATCTTCGAGAAAAATGAGATGCCGTTATTAGGTGATACTGAGTTTATTACTCCGTACCAGCCACTTAGGATACTATCGATATGCTGTTAATGTTTTATTTCTTACCGTTTTTGAAGAGTAAAAGATGAAATAACAACGATTATGGTGGGAAGAAAGACGATTTTATTTTTTTGTCAGATGTAAACAGTAAAAGGATGTAATTACATAATGTTAGAGCTTATTACCCCGCCCTTAGTACATTTGTAATTTAACATCACTATTGTATGATTATCAAAAACTTGCTCTAATACAATAATATAATCTTGAAATCGAACTATGAAGGGTGACGGAAATGAAAGACGATGTTTGCGAGTGTGATATGATTTAGAAGATGAtttaaggaagaagatgatgctTACAACAAAGGTATAATGAGACAATGAGTAACATTGGTAAGATGCTTGAATCAAAACAAGCCCTATATAGAGCAAGAAGATAATTTGCTTCATTGCTTGTTTTTGTTTTTACTTGAGAAAAAGATAGTTTATTATTTTCTTAATATTTAATAGAAcaaatttgtttacattttcttcAACAAGAAGTTGTAATCTTATATAATAGTGTTAGCTAATGCATGGATATTAATTCTAAAAACCGGAAAATAAATTCATCGATAAAGTATCGACAAATAAGGTGATAATATATTAGTTAGATAAATTCATCTTTGTAGTTGTCTTTAACAAATTGTAGACGAGTTTCTTAAATTCAAACATGGCTTTTGTAGCTAATTTACTAATTAGGAGATAAATAGGGCAAAAATGGtaattaattatatattttgaAATAGTTATATACATTTAAGGAAAATTCTTTTATTATATGATCAAATGAAGAAATGTATGTGATGTTTGGCCATTAAATGTCCTACATCATTTTTTGGACATGGCGTTCGATAGTTTTCCACAAGTAAGTCGATAAGGAACGTCTTTATTTACGAATTTGAGTCGGATTAGTTATCGAAATCAATAAGGTTATCATAAAGTAGGTAATAATGTCAACAAAAATGAATGTGACACTTTTGTTAACAATATGGTTGCAAAATAATTATGGTAACAAACTATTTAGTTGGTAATGTTCCAAGGAATAAGGTGAAAATAGGTAAAGTAATGAAAAAGTGTGTAGGAAAAATCATATCCCAATTTTGTTAAACCTAATGGACCTATTGCTCTTTCTATTTGTCTTGGAATCCAAATGTTAAATTCCAGTCACAAAATTAGATAAACGCAAAGCGGTGGCGGAGCCAGAATTTGTTGTTACGACTTAGGAGGGCGGAAAATTTCAACGACCGATAAAGTAGGAGGCGACACCCCACTTAGAGGGACACCCTGACCGCCTCTTTCTGTCGGAGGCGGTCTTGGTCCTTCGAACCCGAATATCCCCGACGTGGTCTATATCATGCGAGTTATAGCAGTCCTAGGGAATTTGTTCGGTGGAAGGAGTTAGTTGACCTCCTTTTTCCGGGCCTGGGTAAGAAGTGAAAATTTCCGGGTAACAAACATTATCCAGAATTTCCCATAGGGAATGAATGGGAAGACCGAAAAGTTGGAAGAAGAAATGAAAGAGTAATACCGCGCCATAATGTAAAGTTAAAAAAAACtcgaaaatttaactaaaaattttggatttttcatttttcaacgGGTAAAGCCAATATCCCTCCTCGCTCCACCACTGAATGCGgataaaaaaaaagttttttgtGTTCATTCACTTaaatattaagctcaagaaattacaataaaactaaaaaaatattacatataagcttagttaaatttaagttttgacggaaaaaaaaaattaaaatgtaacttataaacttaaataagctcagaaaaaatacacatatgctcaaaaacaaataaagtttaagGTAATAAcctcagaaaaaatacacatgTACTCAAAAACAAATAGAATCTGAGATAGTACATCTGATATATATTCCTTTTTCTCGATGTCTCGACCTGAACTCAACCCATTCAACATTTATGAAAACTCAAGTGCTCCAATGTCACTGTTGAACACCTACATCATAAATCAAAGAAATAAGTATGATAAGTCCACAATAGAGTAGTTGAATCTTCCTACTATAAAGTATAAGGTCACCATCATGTTTAAGCatcttattaattaattaatctaatttTCTTTGGTTTTGGCAGATATAATACACAAACTTTATCTCATGATTCATGAAGTAAATGGTTGTTGTGACTTCTGTTCATTGTTCCTTTTTAGGATAGTAAGATTACTTTGAAAAATTGCATGAAAATGTGAATTATTGAATCACCACAAATATAAGAAGTGAATTACATAGAAGTACAACTGTATAACATACACAAGTTCCTTAATCCTTAAGGCTGAAGTTGCATGAAGAATTTCTACAATGATATTTTTATTACAAGtctacaactttttttttttaagaaaaacaaTTTCTCTTATATGTCGAATCCAATTTCATTTTCAAGTTTACATGTATCCCAATCCGAATAATTCGACATGTAcccgacccgaattttgaatcgaGGACCAATCATAACATATTAACATGTAATAATCCAAATTGACCAgaatcgtttttttttctttttttttaggtaagaaaactagattgatctTCTTGGATAAGACCAACCTATTTCATCATTTCGGATGATAGAGGTGAGTTGAAGtcaccggctttcaaaccacctctAGACCCGAATCAATATGACCCAACCCCAAATCCCCAATGTTTTATGGTTGCAAACTTACTATATTTTGATAGCCTTTTCTTGTTCCATAATGTGAGCACCGGCCAcgtcagcccacttcgccagcatcttcttaatctgggcgggggaaggcttcGGGGAGGAGGAGACGACGGCAACATTCTTATcacccgtctgcacaggccgctTCTCTAATAGCCATTCAGAGGGACCGGTAGAcgacggcggttgatctacaaaaaattcggacaaagcatccatgtcaacatttattgacataccagagagcctgtcatcaggaacgcctaatgaaccagctaaatctgagccacgggttagatctgtaccaggcttggccttcttggttggaggacccatttctttgccggcctcATTAGCGATGGCAAGCGGCAAAGCAGACGCTGTCTCTTTTTCTCTTACGTAGAAGAGGAGATTCTtccgcaacggtgacctcctcatcgACATCAACAacgaccaccaccttctccttttgACCTGCGCAGGATTAAAGGTTGAATcgaagttgacgccgtcgccgccgtagacgttgctCTTGGCTTTCGGCGCGACACGTTACCAGCGATCTTCCTCTCGAGCCGCCCCGCATCCAAAACCTTCAACCGCCGATCCATAAGGTCGTTTGgggcggtctgcgatcacgtgtcgCGGCCTTAGGATACAAATCAACAACTTTCCCGTCCTTGTCAAGTCCTAACCTCTTGAGGGTCTCGTGACGGGATTAGGGCCAAATCGATCGCAAAAGAGACAAAGcagagttaagcaaaagaaatgaCACAAGTTCAAAAACgaagcataaaaagcaaagatgggcctcacaccgaccccactcaccccgttcgagggccggtatgaggccgacgtggcagagcgacTCATCCGAAGAACGATCCGCgtcggggcatccatcccttcggcgtcccatcccTCTCGGCCTCAAATGACCTCATTGCCcgtttttcgtcctcattaagagggaccctgttggcatccatcttaagcttactccgggagacgtATTTATCATGCTTCCTtttctcgcaccgcaaattgacgtgATTCGGAAGGACCGAGGCGGCGGATAATCCTCCaggaacctcaacgtacacccaccgcccccTCCGGTCCTTGCAAGACGTCAGCTTGGTCACGGTGACAAAGCCCGGCTCGGTTTGTATGCTATACCATCCATGGCCGCCTAGGGTAGTTGGTTtgagatggtggagccggcggaagaggatcaccgttggggcctcccctttgaaaagacacaaccatacaaaaccaataatcgtcctgatggccaacggatgcagttgggtcACGGCGACGTTCATCGCTTTAATAATGGCAACGACGTagtcattcagaggaaaccgaagcccatactccaggtgtctgatatatacgccgatacaacccgggggagggcaacagacggcctgaccctctttaggaataacaatcttatactccatgccgaaggagaaatgatgttcaaaaagttcagaaccagaacaactggcgaacttgttcgtccaagcacgatcaggaccgatcttacaggcgtcgccgtgatccaagaggTGCGGCCTCTCTTCATCGGAatgagtcctttcctcatcatcaccatcatcaccgtcatcatcaacatcatcaccatcatcctcGAAATCCTCCAAATATTTTGGATCAATCTCAGGAGAAAGCGGCTTGGGACCCCCAACGGTtaacggggtgacaaccagtgcctcctcttcatcagggcgcgacggggagccccccggcgcaggattactaggtccagcatcagtagaagacatgacaacaaatacttaataaataaaagttgaaaaatttgtttgtttaccttggaaaagtgttacgccgagtaacgctttgaagactagagagaagtttcgtcaaagaaggctagagagaagaaatttttttttgagaaagtgaatttttggcggccaaaatcaggggctaactgctctatttatagagcaaagcccatgaaacggaccaatcagggcaaagcccatgaagcgtcaaccaatcaacgccgagccacgtgtcaagcatgcagccatggaatgtcaatcgacaaacagttacaaaacttcttcaacacgctccttgacagaatgccaatcgacgtatcttcttcaacacgatccttggaatctacttgccaaacggcccatTGTTCAACCGAGCTTGGCAAAGACCggtggggcaatcaaaagcacacagcactcacaacctcggtctcggccggcgccattttcttttccacatttgatgccctttacacatccatgtggtgGGGGGACACGATACGGCCCGAGCGAGTAACCAAGCCGAGAAAGAAGAAGCGGGGAAGAAATTTTTACTTACgcgagaatacgctcaacactcatcgaaggtccataccacggcatagactacgcgagggcaaattgatggggcatattcgcaccgccgaccgagtcaacatattgagcaaggtcaaagatatccacaagaagtCAACACCTTGGGATGACCTAACCGACGCAGACcggtcggcctgtcacttgggtctcggctaggcaactagccagccgggatacacatccgcgtactcacatccaagacctctcggcatggagtcaacagggcccgccggcctgccatgggtcccccggccgagggtagaacaatctttccacctgctagccactacgtgacaaaaggtgaaagtttataaatactcctcaaccctcattgaggaaaggatccgaaaataatcagttaaacacactaatctggtataaactcccttatctctctacaatatactttgtgccaagtaacacacaacttaatcccttttaagtttactgatttgagcgtcggagtgagttcgctcggtaccaagccgagccctcagtttgttcattgtttcaggagaggccgaaaggaagagtcaagcaaagtcatcattctacaagcttacgtggtaacaaatcctgctccgaaattacacccggaacagtaaaAAAACTTGTTAATAATATAAtcagaaatgacccaaataaaaaATGACCCAACTCGGCCCGATCTGATCTAAATTCTTGTAAACCCAAAACCGACCCGACACAATCTAACTCAACCCGAACCTAATCCAGTTGAGCCATCTGCCAGATCTAGGCCCGAAATAGAATTCAAAATCATAAGGATATGATTATTGTTAAGACTAACTAAAGTTTTAAGACTGCCACATCAGCTTTCAAAaaacttttattattttttattgttCAGAATCACCTCAAACTCTACTTTTTCATTTCACTACTTCTTTTTAGAAActtaaaaaaaaagaacaaaaataaatGACACATGAGATACACTCATTGGATAATTTCCTTTAAAAGCGAGGTCAAGATTCCCCCAAAATCTTAAGTTGAGTATCGGATATCCATGTCTCAACTTAAAAGTTTGTTAAAACTTtggtagattattggtagtcttacCAAAATCTTGtaactaccaataatcttactCTAACCTATTACCAATCATCACGACacgtatgttttttttttttttttttttttttttttttttttttgacaacaataaacCAATTATATTAAATAACGAAAATAAAGAAGAAGAGAGTCCTAGCCTGTAACTAACATACTAGTAGGGATAGATTACAAGAAAATTTCGAATTTCCTTAATGGAATTCCGAACACATACTGATATTGGTACTGACAAAATCTTTATCAGAACCGAGAATAGTTTTGGACAAGAGATCATGAAAGAGGCGGAGCTCTAACCCGTTGATTGTCATTACACATTGCTACGACAGTACGACACATATGTTTTAAATCACTAGATTAAGACGTTTTCGATAATTTAGAACTTCATATCAAGACACAAATGGGTTGATAACTTGATACTCGAGTCTTGAGTCTTGACACAAGATCATAAAATTCTCAAACTTTCACATGAAGGCCTTAACTTAAGCCCATAATCATCATCTCAAAACTACCACAATCCACACACATcaataacaaaaaaaaccctaaaaaatttgACCACataaataaaaccctaaacccccaatcTCCCATTTCCTGCCGTCATACCAACCCTAATTTCTTCAATCAGGTAAATCCCTCTTTCTCTCTCCCCA
Protein-coding sequences here:
- the LOC141619135 gene encoding laccase-15-like, which translates into the protein MKQIIFLLYIGLVLIQASYQCYSLSHYTFVVKEARYTRLCHTKSILTVNGHFPGPPIYAHKGDTIIVKVINNSKHNITMHWHGVKQPRNPWSDGPEYITQCPIQPGSMFRQSVILSDEEGTVWWHAHSEWARATVHGPIIVYPKYGASYPFPKPDFEVPIILGEWWKSDVYEVYREFIASGGDPNVSDALTINGQPGALFNCSKPGTFKIFVDQGQRVLLRIINSAMNIIMFFAVSNHCLTVVGTDGSYTKPLTSDYILISPGQTMDAILTANHNSGCYYMAARAYSTASAVPFDNTTTTAILQYNKGCNSHSSPKLPNLPYYNDTNAAYSFTSSLRSLASKEHPIDVPRNPTQRIFSTLSINTLPCPGNRACEGVNGTILRASMNNMSFVLPSTIDVLEAYYYNIKGVYLEHFPKFPPLVFNYTAEYQNLLLLTPNLTTRVKVIPYGSIVEMIMQGTSLGAAIDHPMHLHGYSFYVIGSGFGNFDKHTDPDNYNLLDPPIQNTVVVPINGWTTIRFVANNPGVWYMHCHLDRHQTWGMMTAFIVLDGSDQEAQVLPPPPDMPPC